Part of the Cyanobacteria bacterium GSL.Bin1 genome, CTCTTTCCGCAGCAGATTGTCTAGCTTGGGAATTGAGCTTTTTCGCCCACTCAAACTCTTCAGCAAGGATTTTGCACTGCTTATTGAGGTCGTACTTAGTAGCACCATGATTGTTCTCCCAGTAACGCAAGGCTTTATTGCGGATGAACTGAGTCGTCCGAATTGCCTCGTCAATTGCCCTATATTGAGTTTTTTGGGCTTTGACCTTGTACTCAATGACAAGCATAGTTTAAGCTGGTTAAAGTAGCTGAAATAATTATAGCACGAATGAGTAGAGTTTGTTCATCTTCGGGCTATCTAAGCCCTCGATTCACTCGCCTTATATCCAACCTCTAAAGACCGGAGCTTTAGTGAGGATTGGTTTTACGGCAAATCCTATAATGACCGCCCCCATCATACACTAAGCGAAATAAACTCAACAGCCACGACCACCCCCCATATCGCTGATCCATCGTGTCTGGATAGTTTCCCACATCTTCCCGCAGCTTCTCATAGAGTCCACAAACCGCATAGTGACGCTGATCAATGCTATCTGTTGGCATGATATCCCGTTCTTCGGCGTAAAGGAAAAATACCAACCGCATTAAAGTGGTCACTAACCCTCCGTAGAGATGTTGGGGATAATGAGTGGCTAAATATCCAATTCTCTGGGTTTCATCAGAAACACTGGTTTGTTCCCCATCCGCCCGTTGAAACCCTCGCAAGAGTTCCCACAACGCATCTAATACCTGTTCCGCGAGGCTTTCGGAAACATTGTTTTGATAACGGCGACTTTCCGCGAGGAGTTGTGGTAAACGGCGATCGCGCGGTACGCTAAACAAACGGTCAGCACCCAAAAGCATCACCAACGCCGATAAAATGGAGCGTCCCGCCACTTCCATCATTGCTTCTAGGGGAAACGTCACATACCCCGAAGACTCCCCAGATGGGGCATAAACTAAGCGTAAATGCGTCCCATTCCACAACACACCGATGGGAATATTCGTCCCTCGCAGCAACCGTTCAAACTTTTCTTGGGGCGTTGCTTCCCAACTTGTGCTTTCATCAGTATCAAAGTCTGTCCCTACTTCTAAAGTTTTCACCAGTAACAGCCAACCGTCTCCCTCATCGGGAACACAGTAAGTCGGACGTAACGTTTCTCCGTAGTCGGCTAAAACCAGTTCAATCTCAGTGGGAGGCGTGACTAAATCTTGGTCTGGTATCCATTCTAGGATTTTCTCAGCGAAGGGTTCAAAATCAGGATTCGGGAGGGATGAGAGGGTTTGTTGATATTCTATGGCGCGTAGGTCTCCAGACCGAGCCGAAGGCATCGCGATCGAGATAAACCCCCTGATTTACCAAAGCTGGAGGAGACACCACCAACCCCACAGGTTGCAAAAACCCCAGCCATTCTCGATGCTGATGAATATATTTCAAGGTTTCGTAGTCAAAGCCCACAGTTCCACACCTCCAATTTATTCAGTTTAATATTAAGTTGAGTTTTCTTGACTGGTCACTGTGTTAGAGACGGTAAGGGTAACTCAATTTGACTCGCAATTTTCTCGGCTAATTCTTTAAAATCAAAATAGACATTTCTAACCGCTGACAAGTGAGAACCAATTGCGCCGTCTGCTGGTTTTAAGTGAAAAATTGGTTTATGAGATTCTTGTGCCATTGGCATTAAACTTTGATAATGTTTAATTAACGCTAAACGGTTGGGGTCACTAGCAACATCAAACACTTGAGTTTGTGGATTTTGTAAAACTTTATTTTGATAAATGATGGGGATGCATTCAATCCATCTTTGAAAGGCTTTTACGGGTCGATCAAATCTTACGCCATGTTGGAGGATAATATAACCAATAGCTTCCATTCTTCCTTGAGGTAACTCTAAATCATTTGCAGGATTTTTTTCGATTCTTGCTTCCCATTCTTTCCGCCAACGAGCAACAGTAGGACCCAGATTTTTCAAGCCTTGTAAGGAAAATAAATCAGGAGAAAGGGGAACAATAATATAGTCAGCAGCGATTAAAGCAGCCCGATTAATTGCACCTAAGTTCGGTCCTAAATCCACTAAAACAAGGTCAGCAGAAGACTGATTGGCAGCGCGATCGAGTAATCGCCAAAAAGCAGAAATCACCCGAAATGCTCTTTCTTTTCCATCTAAACAATCGGGCCATTGAGAAGATAATTCATCTTCAAAACCCGAAAGTTGTAAATCACCAATAAAGAGACTTAAACCGTCTTCAATTCTCTCTAACTCTGGCGTTGCAATATCACCAATTCCTTTTAATAACGGCTGAACACAGCGAAAAATCGTGTTATAGCTATTGTTTCCTTCCCAGACTTCTTCTAGACGATCCTCATCAATAAAAGCTGCGGTTAAATTGGCTTGTGGATCTAAATCAGCAGCGATTACATTTAATCCTAAATCAAAATACATCCAAGCAAGGTGATAAACTAAAGATGTTTTACCAACGCCTCCTTTATTATTAAAAAAGGCAATGATTGGTGGTTTCATTTGGTTCTCCTAACGATCGCTAAAAAGTTCGCTTCTTCAATCTGAAATTCTGCTGCGGGATTACCGTTCTTTTCTAGTTGTTTTTGCGCCGTAGCAATTCCAATCCCAAACCGTTGAACATAGCCTAGGTTTTTCATTGCTTCTGCTAAGTGCGGATTGCGATAATCAGTGACTCCTTTCCCAAAATTCTGGCGGTTAACTTGTCCAAATAATCCCCCTGGGCTGTGAATTTCAACGCGATCATTAAACCAATAGACTTTGACAGGAGCATTGGTTTGTTCATAAGATCGGTGCATAATCGCATTACGAATCAGTTGTTGTAACGCCACGATGGGATAATCAGGTTTTTTTATTTCTAGAGGATTCGTTGTAATATCAGATGCAGTAGAAATGTTAGCTTGTAAGACTTCATCTAGATAGCGCAGCAACTCAATGAGAGAACCATCAATCTCTTTTTGATCGCGAATGGGATCGGTTAATTCTGTTCCATCAAAACGAACGAACTGAATATAAAATCCTGCAATAAGCTGTCTTGGATATTTTCCGACAACTAAAATTCCCAAGTTAGTGGGATGGGCTTCTGGATGAGGTGTAAAGAACCGTAGAGACGTTAATTTTTGCTTTAGGGAACAATGATTTTGTTCTAAGATATCAGGAGCAAGGGCTGAGTTTAGATATTCCCGTTGAAATAAGTCTAAGTCTAAATCATCAATGGAAGCAGAACTGAAGGGACGCAAATCAAAGGGTAAATCTCTAGCTCGTCTTTTTTCGTTGAGGCGACGTTCTTCTTCTAGTGTCGCAATCGCGCGTCGAGGGCCAATGCGAATGTAAGTCCGTCCATCAAACCGCACAGGAGGCGCGTCGGAGGGTTGTACAATAACCACAGCCACTTCACAGCCTTCAAAAATATATTTATTAACTTGTAACACGGGAAGGGGTAGAATTTTCCCTTCAGAACGGATACTAGCAAGGTCGATTAAAAGCTGATCGGTAATGGGTAAGTTAGCACAAGTTCTATTATCATTAACACCAATAAAAAGAACGCCTGGCTTTTTATGATTCGGAAGATCATTCGCAAACGCACAAATCGCTTGTCTGATTTTCTTCCCATCAGAAGCGGATGCTTTACGTTCAGCGCGATCCGATTCCAACTCTTTGAGAAGCCTTGCTAGCTCTTGTTCATCCATAATTTGGTTCTCTTCAAACTCTCTCTATGTTAGCTACTCACTGGCCAAAGATAGACTAACCCCACAGGTTCTAAACGACGGGCTTTTACTTCATAACTCTCACGGATGCGTTTCGGTTCTAACTCCAACTCTTGTTCCAATTGTTCCAACCGTCTTTCCCAATAGCGACGATCCGCTTCTAGTTGTTTTTGTTCTTCTGTGGAGAGTTCCCCCAGATTAAACTCTAATTGTACTGGCGCATCTGGTTGGATTTCTCCCCGAATTTCCTGTTCCCGTTTGCGAATCCTTTCTTGTTGGCGTTTGAGTAAGTCTCGCATTTGACGGGCTTCTCGCTGGGCGCGTTGTTTTAGAGTTGCAGTGGCTTCGGTTTCAATGTCGTTTGCTTGGGTTTCTAAGTGAGGAAGCAGTTGTTCGACATCAATTTTTGAACATTGCTGTAGCCTCTCTTGTACTCCAGCAGCGATTTCTTGATTGCGTGGTGAAACTAGAGACGTTTCCAGAATATTTAAGATATCTTTTTCCTGTTCCTGTCCCGCTGGGAGTAGTTCAGCTTCTCCCCGACTTTCGGGATGACTCCATTCTGCTGCTACGGTGACAAGTTCATCATGTAACCGTGCTGCTGCTTTTCCATAGAGGGATAATCGTCCCAATAAAATCACTTTTGGAATCGGGTCTTGAGAGAGACAAACACAAGCGCGAGTCAGTTCATCATAAATGAAACCTTGAGAGAGAAAGCGACCCAGCAAGCGCTGCACAACCCGATGTTCTAAGTGTAAGTGAACCACACTATCATCAAGATAGCCCACATCTTGAAAGACAACGGGACGCACCTCTGTTTCTTTGCGCCATTCCCAAACTTTTTGTTTCCGTGGACGTGGCGGACGCAGGGTATCGAGGGTGTTTTCCCAACTGGGGTCATTGGTGAGGGTTTCTAAATTGGGAATCTCCCATATTCCTTCATTGTCTTTGGGTTGGAGAGGAGAAGCACCCAACAATTCTAAACTCGCGGAAAGGGCTTCCCGAAAAGCGCGTAGGTCGGAGACCGAGCCGAAGGCATCGTCTAATCCTAACCACTGTTGGGATTGACTTAACATCTGCTGTAAGGTTTCTTCTTGTTGTCGCAGTTGACGGATTTCAGGGCGGACTGTCTCCAATTCTTCCCGAATCGCCCCCTGTCGGTTGCTGGTGGTTTCATCTGCTTGATCTGCGGTTTCGATTCCTGAAATGAAGATTTGTTCCGCTTTGGATTCAATCCCGTCGTCTAATAATTGAGACACATTTTTCTCAATCACAGGAGAGAGGCTTCCCAACTCGCTAACAATGGTTTTGGTTTTATTGACGAGGACTTCCAAAACCCGATCTTCAGCCCGTTGGGGGAGAACAAAATAATGACAGCGTACCACAGGTTCCCGTTGCAGTTTGCGATCGATGCGTCCGTTGCGTTGTTCCATC contains:
- a CDS encoding AAA family ATPase, with protein sequence MKPPIIAFFNNKGGVGKTSLVYHLAWMYFDLGLNVIAADLDPQANLTAAFIDEDRLEEVWEGNNSYNTIFRCVQPLLKGIGDIATPELERIEDGLSLFIGDLQLSGFEDELSSQWPDCLDGKERAFRVISAFWRLLDRAANQSSADLVLVDLGPNLGAINRAALIAADYIIVPLSPDLFSLQGLKNLGPTVARWRKEWEARIEKNPANDLELPQGRMEAIGYIILQHGVRFDRPVKAFQRWIECIPIIYQNKVLQNPQTQVFDVASDPNRLALIKHYQSLMPMAQESHKPIFHLKPADGAIGSHLSAVRNVYFDFKELAEKIASQIELPLPSLTQ
- a CDS encoding transcriptional regulator — encoded protein: MDEQELARLLKELESDRAERKASASDGKKIRQAICAFANDLPNHKKPGVLFIGVNDNRTCANLPITDQLLIDLASIRSEGKILPLPVLQVNKYIFEGCEVAVVIVQPSDAPPVRFDGRTYIRIGPRRAIATLEEERRLNEKRRARDLPFDLRPFSSASIDDLDLDLFQREYLNSALAPDILEQNHCSLKQKLTSLRFFTPHPEAHPTNLGILVVGKYPRQLIAGFYIQFVRFDGTELTDPIRDQKEIDGSLIELLRYLDEVLQANISTASDITTNPLEIKKPDYPIVALQQLIRNAIMHRSYEQTNAPVKVYWFNDRVEIHSPGGLFGQVNRQNFGKGVTDYRNPHLAEAMKNLGYVQRFGIGIATAQKQLEKNGNPAAEFQIEEANFLAIVRRTK
- a CDS encoding helicase codes for the protein MLDPQRFCRGVPVKSRQLLDSVMVRRLKQDIREISDSDFPKREVIPVTIKNLPDDAGELELSRLLQEYRLCRQARLQGESKSKRKAGMLVVTSLQKRLLSSIEAFARTLQVHKRALNRQEEKNAQTSQNYALLVESPSADDDRAELPEAEIESEENTQMSAATATSSGSISQQEWELLERMSEIAQNSRYETDSKVKALLEWLRNNLCPDLGKSGAKWRDSPPGTLRERRVLIFTEYTDTKRYLQQQLRDAIAGCEQEDERIDCFTGGMGDERREAVKRAFNTNPQDHPLRILIATDAAREGVNLQNYCADLFHFDIPWNPSRMEQRNGRIDRKLQREPVVRCHYFVLPQRAEDRVLEVLVNKTKTIVSELGSLSPVIEKNVSQLLDDGIESKAEQIFISGIETADQADETTSNRQGAIREELETVRPEIRQLRQQEETLQQMLSQSQQWLGLDDAFGSVSDLRAFREALSASLELLGASPLQPKDNEGIWEIPNLETLTNDPSWENTLDTLRPPRPRKQKVWEWRKETEVRPVVFQDVGYLDDSVVHLHLEHRVVQRLLGRFLSQGFIYDELTRACVCLSQDPIPKVILLGRLSLYGKAAARLHDELVTVAAEWSHPESRGEAELLPAGQEQEKDILNILETSLVSPRNQEIAAGVQERLQQCSKIDVEQLLPHLETQANDIETEATATLKQRAQREARQMRDLLKRQQERIRKREQEIRGEIQPDAPVQLEFNLGELSTEEQKQLEADRRYWERRLEQLEQELELEPKRIRESYEVKARRLEPVGLVYLWPVSS